AcaattactgttttttttttttttttttttttttttttttgttgttgttctgttttctcTTAAGTACTCTAATTTCATCTTGCTGAAAATGGAATTTGTTTTCATATTACAAAATAGAGATACCAAAGGATGCCATTGAGTTGTAAGTTGTTTGCTTTGATCTGTCATTCCTGTGGTGTCTGGCTTGGCTTCCTGAGAGAGCCTGGGCCCAGAAGGCTCCTGGAACATCTCATTCCTTTAGCATCAGGCCATCTCTTTAGCCTTAAGACTTCCTGCACTTTAATTTGGCTCTGTCGCTTCAGATTTTGCCTTTGGGGTGTGGGGCATGTTTTGTGGTCCTACATGGTGCCCTGATTGGCTATTTTGGTGGTTGCCATCTTGTCTTCTGTGTTAATTGTTACTGAACTACATAGAGCTCTCATGTACAGTCGTCAGCTTTTTGGGGTGAGCAGTCCATTGGCATCTGGTATAGTCCGTGCTGGTGTCACACCCTGGCTGGAGGATGAACTTCTCTTTGACCCTATTGGATATTTCCCACTTACACTTATCCTCTGGAAACCCATggtctcctctgtctgtctgaatTGGTCTCTTCTGGAtgttttatatccatgggagcACACATTGTGTGGCCTTTGTCCCTGGCCTCTCTGGCCAAGCACAGTGTGTGGCTCATGGTAGTCTGTGTCCCCACTTTTCTCCTTTTTAGGTCCATTCCACATTCTACTGGGTGGACTGACAGTGGATTGTGAGACTTGAATGTAGGCAGCTGCCCCAGGGCCCAGACGCTTCCTCGGTCTCTAGTCCCTTTCAGTGTCAGTGACTGGTGTACCTGCACTTTGCAGGCCATGACGTTGATGGAGTACCTCATCAAGACTGGCTCTGAGCGTGTATCACAACAGTGCAAAGAGAACATGTATGCTGTGCAGACGCTGAAGGACTTCCAGTATGTGGACCGTGATGGCAAGGACCAGGGTGTGAATGTGCGGGAGAAGGCCAAGCAGCTGGTGGCTTTGCTGCGTGATGAGGATCGGCTCCGGGAGGAGCGCGCCCACGCGCTCAAGACCAAGGAGAAGCTGGCACAGACTGCCACGGGTGAGGTTTCTCTCCCACTCCTGGAAGTCCCAGACAGCTAGGATCTGTCCTCTGTTCCTAACTGTGGGCCCATTCCAGCTGATACACCCTTCTCCTCCCTTGCCTTGTGTGATGGATGGTCTTAGACTCTGAAATTTTGTAGAATGCCTCCTTTGGACCCAAGTGTGTCCAGACCCTGAGGGCAGCTAGCCAGCAGAGTCCCTGACTCCTGTCTTGGTTTTTGGAGTATCCAGGCAGGTGTGCCCACATCTTGTTAGATTGCTGGAGGTTTGGAACTCCCCAGGTTCAGGGTTAGGTCAGCCCCTGATGGGGACATGTGTACTTACTTCTGATGGAGCTGCTAGTCTGGCTTTATGTAGATTGTCCCTCTAGCTAAAGGGTGCTGTTAAATCACAGAGGAGGCCAGCATCGTGCCGACAGGACAGGCTGTGAGTCTACTTTTTGAAGTCTTAGAATGTTGTTGTAAGTGGTGAATTCAAGTTTGCTGatgagcatttaaaaataaatgaaagtggCATGAAGAGAGAGCGTGTCTCATGTCCAGTGGCATGCTCAGTGGCACGTGTGGGGTCCAGGATTTATATAGgggtttcatttttttcatgCTGAGGGACCATGGCAGGGGAAGCAGGGAGAGTGTTAGTTCGGGAGACTATAGGAGTACAGTTGTTAACACTTGAGTTTGCAGTGGTTATGGGGATGGGAAGACAGTGCTGTCCTGGGGGTCAGCTGGGTCGGACCTTCCAGTGCAGATAGAATCAAAAGTCTGTGACCCTGGTTCTAACTGTAGGCCTCTGTCTAATGCATCATGTTTGGGTCAGAGATGTGAGGACACCGTGGGACTTGCTCAGGTGGACCTTAAAGCAGTGAGCACAGTagagggaggagctggggaagagaggaggctGTAATGCAGGACTGGGCCGGGCTGGGGAGGGATGTCTGTAGCAAGGAACATGCCTGGTCGGCTGCTCGCTTTGTGGagggtgtgtggtgtgcatgcctatgtgtgtgtggggtgcgcATGTGAACAGATGGCTGTGTACTTGCAGCCACGTGTATGGAGGCCAGCGTTGACAGCTTTACTCATTGTTCTCTGTGATGCATGGTCTTAGTCAAACCCTGAGCTCACCAATATGTTAGCCTTGAGCCAGCGTGCGCTggcccctgtctctgtctccctaggCTGGAATTACTAGTGAACTGCTACGTCTACCTAGTGTTTGGGTGTATTCTGGGGATCTAAGCTCGGTTCTCATGCTTGGGCAGCAAGTATGTTAACTCACTAGGCCATTTTCCTAGTGCCTTGAACTTTGCTGACACAGGAGACTGAGGGGATAGGTCACCCTGTCCACACACACGTGAGCTGGGTCACAGGCTTCTCACGCTCCTGTTGTGGACTCTGAAattggaattgatttttttttttttttttttttgttcatttgtattttgcttttcgaaacagggtttctcttgtgtagtcctggctgtcctggaactcactctgtagaccaggctggccttgaactcagagatccgcctgcctctgcgtgctaggattaaaggagttcGCCATCACTACTTGACTTCAGTTGGAATTTCTTAATGATTTTTGTATGTCTTGAcatgttctttcattttctttctcaccTGTTTAAAGTGCCAGCTTTGGCCATCAGCCATGGTCTCCTGACCCATGTCCTAGAGCAAACTGCTTGGAGAGAGAGGAAAGTTTCTACAGGAGTTGGAGAGGGCTGCAAAGGGCTGGAGGCCACAGGGAGCCTGAAGTTGGGTGGTTGGGAAGCTCTTGTGTTGTTGGTTGCTGCCCATTTCCTTGTAAGGCTTGAAGTGGGGCCTTCAGTGTCACTGTATGCAACCTGGGTGGGAGCCTTAAGGTGTTGGCAGTAGGCTTGGCAGTGGGGCGTGGGTTGCCGGCACTGACCTCATGAGGATGTTCCAGGCTCTATCTTAGGATGAAAGTGCTTTGGGGACAGGGGCAGACAGCTTGCTATAGTGTATGGACCTTCTCTGGGTCACTGCTGGAGCAGTGGTTAGAAACCTGCCCTCTGTCAGGGAACCAGGAGCCACCATGGAGCCTGTAGACAGTGCCAGGGCATGGTGCAGGGCTGAAGGAGGTGGTGAGAAGACTATAGGAACTGGGGTCTCTTGGTCCTCCTCTTGGCACCACCTACCCCTCCCTTGTGCTGGCCCCGGAGCCAGACTCTTGACCTTAATGTGGCCTTTCCCCCATCTCCATGCCCCTCTGACGCCACTGGCTCTTGTTCCCATCGTTGGTCTCCATAGTCTGGACAGATACTGCCTTCCCTCGTAAGTGCCAGCTGTTCCTGCCAGGGTTGCAATCCTGCCTGGAAATGGAGGCCCTTGTCTGCTCTATTGGGAGCTCTCCTAGCCTGGGAAACCAGGGAGGGTCCCTCTGGAGGCCTGGACCCTGCTGTCCTTCAGCACACTGGTTGTCCCTTAGCAGCAGCCGTTGTGTTGAGGGTGGGGCTGGCCTTTACCCCGCCTTGGACTCTGGCTCCATTACTTTCTCTCCCAGTTTGGCCCTCAGAGGCCATTTGGGGGGAAGGGGATCTGTGCTGGGTTTTGGCTGTGGGTCCCCATCTTTTGGTTTCTGGTCCAtctgtgtcttcctgtcttcctgtttccAGCCTCCTCAGCAGCCGTGGGCTCTGGACCACCTCCCGAGGCGGAGCAGGCATGGCCACAGAGCAGCGGGGAGGAGGAGTTGCAGCTCCAGCTGGCCCTGGCTATGAGCAAGGAGGAGGCCGACCAGGTACAGGGCACCGTGGAGGGTGAGGGCCGACTTGTGTTCTGCCATCCTGTCCTCATGCCTCGCCGCCTCACTCTCCACCCActcctctccctgctcctgctgtctcTCTGTTCTGGTCCTTCCTCCATCTTTAGCTTTTCTCCCGGGAAGCTGTGCTGCGCTTTGACAGTTAGGCATGcagcttccttctttctctgcccaTCTTTATCGGTCTGGGAGAACCAGTGTCTCCTCCTTCCCTGATCTTGCTCAGCCCTGGCCCTCTGTCCCTTTTTGGCCCGCCTCTCTGCCTGTTACTCTGGCTCCGacttcccctgccctgcccctcatACTTTCTCTCCGCCAGCCCCCGTCCTGCGGCCCTGAGGATGACGTCCAGCTCCAGCTGGCCCTTAGTTTGAGCCGAGAGGAGCACGATAAGGTCAGAGTGGCCTCCCTCCCCTCTAGGGTTTTCCTTACTCCTTCCCCGTCCTGAGCTGTCTCCCTGAGTACAGGAGTAATCACTTTCAGCATCTTTAGCTGGAGAGACACCCAGGACACTGGCTAGATCTGCTCCAGACCTGGGGGTACAAGTATCACTAGGTCATGCACCTCAGCAGCAGGCCAGGGTGAgaggcctcctcctcttcctcggtCCCACTGCTTCCTAAGCTGTTTTTACAGCCAGGTTCAGGCATCCTTTCCACAGCACCCTACACACAGCCCCTTCCCTCTGGACCACACCAAGCTCCAAGCCTCCTGCCCCACCTTTGACCCAGTGTCCcattcccacccccactccatacATTGTTCgcattccattttaatttttaaatttttgttttcagagtGGGAGAGAGGGTGGTTGGGGTGGGGACTTTCGGGCTGGGCCAGCTGCCCTCCCATGGCCCGTGTTCTGAGCCCTACCTGTCTGGCTGCTTCTGCTCTCCATAGGAAGAGCGGATCCGTCGTGGGGATGACCTGAGGCTGCAGATGGCAATAgaggagagcaagagggagactGGGGGCAAGGAGGAGGTGAGCGCCTGTGTGTTCCATCCTCTGGGCCCCTAGCTCCtggctgggaattgagcccagggctATGTGCATCCTACGCAAGTACTCtaccagctccagctccagccccagccccaatgTGACTTTCTTGCCACTGTGGCTTTCTCGATAGGCAGCAGTGTCTGCTCAGACTGGCCTTAGGCCTGGGAGGTCCTACATCTGGCTGTAGGAGGCTCatttgtttctgcctctgcccTTTGTACTCTGAGTGTAAGTGTGGCCACTTGGGGAAGACCTGGCTGTTTTGTCTTTCTGACTGTTTGCCTTGTGGGTACtgatgggagtgtgtgtgtgtgtgtgtgtgtgtgtgtgtgtgtgtgagtgtgagtgtgtgagtgtgagtatacTCAAGCGCTCGCTCTCTTGCGTGCTCTGGTGTGCTCGTGCGTGCCTCTGTGGGTTATCTCCACTGTCACATCAGGGCTTTGGTTGGCTGCTTTTATGTACCTGCCCTCAGAATACCAGAGCATTACTTTAGTGTCTGCATATGGACGGGCAGTCATAGGCAGGCAGCGCTGCATGGTGTGCACTGCAGGGCAGTGATGTGGCGTTGGGAGGTGATCGGAGTGGAGTGACCTGGTAGGAGCTCAGGGAAGGCTTGATGTGGTGAGGGTTGGGCTAGATCGTCTTAGAGATCCAGCCAAAGCACATAGTGGGTGGGGAAGGCCTTATAGCTTGACTGGTTGCAGGGAGGAGGGCTTCACCTTTGTCTTCACACAGAGGACCCAGGGGTTGTACAGGGAATAGACAAGGGCCAGAGACTGCGTAGGTAAATTGGGGCCCTCTGGAGGATGACCTAGGTAGAGAGTGGCTGGATAGGGACATTGGTAGGCAGAACGGGGTTGAGGAGAAGGAGGTACAGCCACCTGTGGGTGGCATCCTGAATCTGTCTCTAGTTCTCGGCTCacatcccttctcttctcttcctgcagTCATCTCTCATGGATCTTGCTGATGTCTTCACAACCCCAGCGCCTCCACAGGCCTCAGACCCTTGGGGGGGCCCGGCATCTGTGCCTACTGCTGTCCCTGTGGCTGCTGCCGCTTCAGACCCTTGGGGGGGACCTGCTGTCCCTCCAGCTGCTGATCCTTGGGGTGGTGCAGCCCCCACACCAGCCTCAGGGGATCCCTGGAGGCCTGCAGCCCCTACAGGGCCCTCTGTTGATCCTTGGGGTGGGACCCCAGCTCCTGCAGCTGGAGAGGGGCCCACCCCTGACCCGTGGGGAAGCTCTGATGGTGAGCACCACCATACTCTTCTTTGAAGCCCCCAGGGGAAACCATCTCTTTAGGAAGGAAGGCCTTACGCAGAGTAAGGGGTTGTGAgatggccaaggcagagagaggcgtgggcatctggctgtgtaagcTAAGGAAGCTAAGTAGGGAAGGCTGTAGAGGGGAAGTGGTGGGAAAGTTGAGGGTACTTTTGAGAGCAGATATGGGTGGGCGTAGGGCCTAGCCCGCCCCTTGACTAGCTAAGTCATGCTAACTTGTTTGTAGTAGAAGGACCTGAGAGTGAGGCTAGTCGTTTGTTTGGGTGATTTGGGCCGTGACAGATTGAGAGGCGGCAGCTTTCCGAGCAGGAGATGCTATTAACTCATATATCTCTCTCCTCCTCTAGGTGGGGCTCCTGTCAGTGGGCCCCCATCTTCTGACCCCTGGGCACCTGCCCCGGCTTTCTCAGACCCCTGGGGAGGCTCACCTGCAAAGCCCAGCAGCAACGGCACTGCAGGTACTGGGCTGCCCTTTGATGGGCTAGGGTGGCAGTCCTGATGTGGGTGTTGCATTTATCTGGGTCCTGAGGGTGGACGAGGTTGAGGTAGGTTCCCTAGTCGGCTACTGAGCTCAACATCCTGACCCGCACAGCAGTTGGGGGCTTTGACACAGAGCCTGATGAGTTCTCAGACTTCGACCGACTCCGCACTGCCCTGCCAACCTCTGGGAGCAGCACGGGTGAGTCACCGCTCCTCTTGACCCCTGGGAAGCCCCGTACTCGGTtgcttcttgtctctgccttgtTCCAGGTGGTGCCTGCTCTACTTGAGGGGGTAGAGTGCACATGATAGAGTGAGTCAAGTGCAGCTTCCCTTCTTCACAGAGATGTGTAACAATGGATATCCTCTCCACACTCCTGTCTGACCTCTTTCTGCTTCTGGATCATTTATTACGTGGGGATAGGAATTGGAGAAATGTGGGCACCCCCTTGGGCTGGGTGCGGTGGGTTGTCTTCTGTTTAACCGCGTGAGGCCCTGGAACAGACTAGCACCTGCCTTGACTGTAGACTGTAGGTCTGTGCATCTTGACTGCAAATACCCCAAGAGTGGGCCTGCGTCTCCTTGTCAGTGCCTTacccacagccacacacaggCCTGCTTACCTTTGGtcattgtttgttttgagatgagacATTGCTAGGTTGCTAGCTTGTTATCCTTCTGCCTTGGTTTGAGTGTCTGGAAGTATGGTGCATTCCCCATACTCCCCGGTACCTTTACTTGTTATACTGGAACCGAACCTCATTTGTTCCTTACCATTGAGTTCCagctttttccatttattttgtcttttgttttggggacaggatcttgctatattctgtagctcagactggccttgaagtctctcaagtgctgggattatttgtTTGCACCCCTGGGCAAtctttaaataatgtttattttcctgattC
This Mus musculus strain C57BL/6J chromosome 7, GRCm38.p6 C57BL/6J DNA region includes the following protein-coding sequences:
- the Epn1 gene encoding epsin-1 isoform X3 is translated as MSTSSLRRQMKNIVHNYSEAEIKVREATSNDPWGPSSSLMSEIADLTYNVVAFSEIMSMIWKRLNDHGKNWRHVYKAMTLMEYLIKTGSERVSQQCKENMYAVQTLKDFQYVDRDGKDQGVNVREKAKQLVALLRDEDRLREERAHALKTKEKLAQTATASSAAVGSGPPPEAEQAWPQSSGEEELQLQLALAMSKEEADQEERIRRGDDLRLQMAIEESKRETGGKEESSLMDLADVFTTPAPPQASDPWGGPASVPTAVPVAAAASDPWGGPAVPPAADPWGGAAPTPASGDPWRPAAPTGPSVDPWGGTPAPAAGEGPTPDPWGSSDGGAPVSGPPSSDPWAPAPAFSDPWGGSPAKPSSNGTAVGGFDTEPDEFSDFDRLRTALPTSGSSTGELELLAGEVPARSPGAFDMSGVGGSLAESVGSPPPAATPTPTPPTRKTPESFLGPNAALVDLDSLVSRPGPTPPGSKASNPFLPSGAPPTGPSVTNPFQPAPPATLTLNQLRLSPVPPVPGAPPTYISPLGGGPGLPPMMPPGPPAPNTNPFLL
- the Epn1 gene encoding epsin-1 isoform X4, encoding MSTSSLRRQMKNIVHNYSEAEIKVREATSNDPWGPSSSLMSEIADLTYNVVAFSEIMSMIWKRLNDHGKNWRHVYKAMTLMEYLIKTGSERVSQQCKENMYAVQTLKDFQYVDRDGKDQGVNVREKAKQLVALLRDEDRLREERAHALKTKEKLAQTATASSAAVGSGPPPEAEQAWPQSSGEEELQLQLALAMSKEEADQPPSCGPEDDVQLQLALSLSREEHDKEERIRRGDDLRLQMAIEESKRETGGKEESSLMDLADVFTTPAPPQASDPWGGPASVPTAVPVAAAASDPWGGPAVPPAADPWGGAAPTPASGDPWRPAAPTGPSVDPWGGTPAPAAGEGPTPDPWGSSDGGAPVSGPPSSDPWAPAPAFSDPWGGSPAKPSSNGTAVGGFDTEPDEFSDFDRLRTALPTSGSSTGELELLAGEVPARSPGAFDMSGVGGSLAESVGSPPPAATPTPTPPTRKTPESFLGPNAALVDLDSLVSRPGPTPPGSKASNPFLPSGAPPTGPSVTNPFQPAPPATLTLNQLRLSPVPPVPGAPPTYISPLGGGPGLPPMMPPGPPAPNTNPFLL
- the Epn1 gene encoding epsin-1 isoform X9 — encoded protein: MSKEEADQPPSCGPEDDVQLQLALSLSREEHDKEERIRRGDDLRLQMAIEESKRETGGKEESSLMDLADVFTTPAPPQASDPWGGPASVPTAVPVAAAASDPWGGPAVPPAADPWGGAAPTPASGDPWRPAAPTGPSVDPWGGTPAPAAGEGPTPDPWGSSDGGAPVSGPPSSDPWAPAPAFSDPWGGSPAKPSSNGTAAVGGFDTEPDEFSDFDRLRTALPTSGSSTGELELLAGEVPARSPGAFDMSGVGGSLAESVGSPPPAATPTPTPPTRKTPESFLGPNAALVDLDSLVSRPGPTPPGSKASNPFLPSGAPPTGPSVTNPFQPAPPATLTLNQLRLSPVPPVPGAPPTYISPLGGGPGLPPMMPPGPPAPNTNPFLL
- the Epn1 gene encoding epsin-1 isoform X5 — protein: MTLMEYLIKTGSERVSQQCKENMYAVQTLKDFQYVDRDGKDQGVNVREKAKQLVALLRDEDRLREERAHALKTKEKLAQTATASSAAVGSGPPPEAEQAWPQSSGEEELQLQLALAMSKEEADQPPSCGPEDDVQLQLALSLSREEHDKEERIRRGDDLRLQMAIEESKRETGGKEESSLMDLADVFTTPAPPQASDPWGGPASVPTAVPVAAAASDPWGGPAVPPAADPWGGAAPTPASGDPWRPAAPTGPSVDPWGGTPAPAAGEGPTPDPWGSSDGGAPVSGPPSSDPWAPAPAFSDPWGGSPAKPSSNGTAAVGGFDTEPDEFSDFDRLRTALPTSGSSTGELELLAGEVPARSPGAFDMSGVGGSLAESVGSPPPAATPTPTPPTRKTPESFLGPNAALVDLDSLVSRPGPTPPGSKASNPFLPSGAPPTGPSVTNPFQPAPPATLTLNQLRLSPVPPVPGAPPTYISPLGGGPGLPPMMPPGPPAPNTNPFLL
- the Epn1 gene encoding epsin-1 isoform X2 produces the protein MSTSSLRRQMKNIVHNYSEAEIKVREATSNDPWGPSSSLMSEIADLTYNVVAFSEIMSMIWKRLNDHGKNWRHVYKAMTLMEYLIKTGSERVSQQCKENMYAVQTLKDFQYVDRDGKDQGVNVREKAKQLVALLRDEDRLREERAHALKTKEKLAQTATASSAAVGSGPPPEAEQAWPQSSGEEELQLQLALAMSKEEADQEERIRRGDDLRLQMAIEESKRETGGKEESSLMDLADVFTTPAPPQASDPWGGPASVPTAVPVAAAASDPWGGPAVPPAADPWGGAAPTPASGDPWRPAAPTGPSVDPWGGTPAPAAGEGPTPDPWGSSDGGAPVSGPPSSDPWAPAPAFSDPWGGSPAKPSSNGTAAVGGFDTEPDEFSDFDRLRTALPTSGSSTGELELLAGEVPARSPGAFDMSGVGGSLAESVGSPPPAATPTPTPPTRKTPESFLGPNAALVDLDSLVSRPGPTPPGSKASNPFLPSGAPPTGPSVTNPFQPAPPATLTLNQLRLSPVPPVPGAPPTYISPLGGGPGLPPMMPPGPPAPNTNPFLL
- the Epn1 gene encoding epsin-1 isoform X10, with amino-acid sequence MSKEEADQPPSCGPEDDVQLQLALSLSREEHDKEERIRRGDDLRLQMAIEESKRETGGKEESSLMDLADVFTTPAPPQASDPWGGPASVPTAVPVAAAASDPWGGPAVPPAADPWGGAAPTPASGDPWRPAAPTGPSVDPWGGTPAPAAGEGPTPDPWGSSDGGAPVSGPPSSDPWAPAPAFSDPWGGSPAKPSSNGTAVGGFDTEPDEFSDFDRLRTALPTSGSSTGELELLAGEVPARSPGAFDMSGVGGSLAESVGSPPPAATPTPTPPTRKTPESFLGPNAALVDLDSLVSRPGPTPPGSKASNPFLPSGAPPTGPSVTNPFQPAPPATLTLNQLRLSPVPPVPGAPPTYISPLGGGPGLPPMMPPGPPAPNTNPFLL
- the Epn1 gene encoding epsin-1 isoform X6, whose amino-acid sequence is MTLMEYLIKTGSERVSQQCKENMYAVQTLKDFQYVDRDGKDQGVNVREKAKQLVALLRDEDRLREERAHALKTKEKLAQTATASSAAVGSGPPPEAEQAWPQSSGEEELQLQLALAMSKEEADQPPSCGPEDDVQLQLALSLSREEHDKEERIRRGDDLRLQMAIEESKRETGGKEESSLMDLADVFTTPAPPQASDPWGGPASVPTAVPVAAAASDPWGGPAVPPAADPWGGAAPTPASGDPWRPAAPTGPSVDPWGGTPAPAAGEGPTPDPWGSSDGGAPVSGPPSSDPWAPAPAFSDPWGGSPAKPSSNGTAVGGFDTEPDEFSDFDRLRTALPTSGSSTGELELLAGEVPARSPGAFDMSGVGGSLAESVGSPPPAATPTPTPPTRKTPESFLGPNAALVDLDSLVSRPGPTPPGSKASNPFLPSGAPPTGPSVTNPFQPAPPATLTLNQLRLSPVPPVPGAPPTYISPLGGGPGLPPMMPPGPPAPNTNPFLL
- the Epn1 gene encoding epsin-1 isoform X8, with translation MTLMEYLIKTGSERVSQQCKENMYAVQTLKDFQYVDRDGKDQGVNVREKAKQLVALLRDEDRLREERAHALKTKEKLAQTATASSAAVGSGPPPEAEQAWPQSSGEEELQLQLALAMSKEEADQEERIRRGDDLRLQMAIEESKRETGGKEESSLMDLADVFTTPAPPQASDPWGGPASVPTAVPVAAAASDPWGGPAVPPAADPWGGAAPTPASGDPWRPAAPTGPSVDPWGGTPAPAAGEGPTPDPWGSSDGGAPVSGPPSSDPWAPAPAFSDPWGGSPAKPSSNGTAVGGFDTEPDEFSDFDRLRTALPTSGSSTGELELLAGEVPARSPGAFDMSGVGGSLAESVGSPPPAATPTPTPPTRKTPESFLGPNAALVDLDSLVSRPGPTPPGSKASNPFLPSGAPPTGPSVTNPFQPAPPATLTLNQLRLSPVPPVPGAPPTYISPLGGGPGLPPMMPPGPPAPNTNPFLL
- the Epn1 gene encoding epsin-1 isoform X1, producing the protein MSTSSLRRQMKNIVHNYSEAEIKVREATSNDPWGPSSSLMSEIADLTYNVVAFSEIMSMIWKRLNDHGKNWRHVYKAMTLMEYLIKTGSERVSQQCKENMYAVQTLKDFQYVDRDGKDQGVNVREKAKQLVALLRDEDRLREERAHALKTKEKLAQTATASSAAVGSGPPPEAEQAWPQSSGEEELQLQLALAMSKEEADQPPSCGPEDDVQLQLALSLSREEHDKEERIRRGDDLRLQMAIEESKRETGGKEESSLMDLADVFTTPAPPQASDPWGGPASVPTAVPVAAAASDPWGGPAVPPAADPWGGAAPTPASGDPWRPAAPTGPSVDPWGGTPAPAAGEGPTPDPWGSSDGGAPVSGPPSSDPWAPAPAFSDPWGGSPAKPSSNGTAAVGGFDTEPDEFSDFDRLRTALPTSGSSTGELELLAGEVPARSPGAFDMSGVGGSLAESVGSPPPAATPTPTPPTRKTPESFLGPNAALVDLDSLVSRPGPTPPGSKASNPFLPSGAPPTGPSVTNPFQPAPPATLTLNQLRLSPVPPVPGAPPTYISPLGGGPGLPPMMPPGPPAPNTNPFLL
- the Epn1 gene encoding epsin-1 isoform X12 — protein: MSKEEADQEERIRRGDDLRLQMAIEESKRETGGKEESSLMDLADVFTTPAPPQASDPWGGPASVPTAVPVAAAASDPWGGPAVPPAADPWGGAAPTPASGDPWRPAAPTGPSVDPWGGTPAPAAGEGPTPDPWGSSDGGAPVSGPPSSDPWAPAPAFSDPWGGSPAKPSSNGTAVGGFDTEPDEFSDFDRLRTALPTSGSSTGELELLAGEVPARSPGAFDMSGVGGSLAESVGSPPPAATPTPTPPTRKTPESFLGPNAALVDLDSLVSRPGPTPPGSKASNPFLPSGAPPTGPSVTNPFQPAPPATLTLNQLRLSPVPPVPGAPPTYISPLGGGPGLPPMMPPGPPAPNTNPFLL
- the Epn1 gene encoding epsin-1 isoform X7; the encoded protein is MTLMEYLIKTGSERVSQQCKENMYAVQTLKDFQYVDRDGKDQGVNVREKAKQLVALLRDEDRLREERAHALKTKEKLAQTATASSAAVGSGPPPEAEQAWPQSSGEEELQLQLALAMSKEEADQEERIRRGDDLRLQMAIEESKRETGGKEESSLMDLADVFTTPAPPQASDPWGGPASVPTAVPVAAAASDPWGGPAVPPAADPWGGAAPTPASGDPWRPAAPTGPSVDPWGGTPAPAAGEGPTPDPWGSSDGGAPVSGPPSSDPWAPAPAFSDPWGGSPAKPSSNGTAAVGGFDTEPDEFSDFDRLRTALPTSGSSTGELELLAGEVPARSPGAFDMSGVGGSLAESVGSPPPAATPTPTPPTRKTPESFLGPNAALVDLDSLVSRPGPTPPGSKASNPFLPSGAPPTGPSVTNPFQPAPPATLTLNQLRLSPVPPVPGAPPTYISPLGGGPGLPPMMPPGPPAPNTNPFLL
- the Epn1 gene encoding epsin-1 isoform X11, which codes for MSKEEADQEERIRRGDDLRLQMAIEESKRETGGKEESSLMDLADVFTTPAPPQASDPWGGPASVPTAVPVAAAASDPWGGPAVPPAADPWGGAAPTPASGDPWRPAAPTGPSVDPWGGTPAPAAGEGPTPDPWGSSDGGAPVSGPPSSDPWAPAPAFSDPWGGSPAKPSSNGTAAVGGFDTEPDEFSDFDRLRTALPTSGSSTGELELLAGEVPARSPGAFDMSGVGGSLAESVGSPPPAATPTPTPPTRKTPESFLGPNAALVDLDSLVSRPGPTPPGSKASNPFLPSGAPPTGPSVTNPFQPAPPATLTLNQLRLSPVPPVPGAPPTYISPLGGGPGLPPMMPPGPPAPNTNPFLL